A window from Bacteroidota bacterium encodes these proteins:
- the xth gene encoding exodeoxyribonuclease III, with protein sequence MTKIISYNVNGIRAAVRKGFLDWLKSAHADIVCLQEIKAHPEQLDKEIHDKLHEHSYWYPAQKKGYSGVAIFSKRKPDRVEYGCGIKKYDEEGRVLRADFGEVSVMSVYFPSGTMGDVRQDFKYEFLDDFQEYINDLKKKRPNLILCGDFNICHKPIDIHNPVSNANTTGFLPEEREWIDKFMQSGFIDSFRHFNKEPHNYTWWSFRFGARARNLGWRIDYQLISLSLEKKLKRALILPEAKHSDHCPIVLEIDF encoded by the coding sequence ATGACAAAAATTATTTCTTATAATGTAAACGGCATTCGCGCTGCGGTGCGAAAAGGATTTTTGGATTGGCTCAAGAGCGCCCACGCAGATATTGTCTGCCTGCAGGAAATCAAAGCGCACCCGGAGCAACTCGATAAAGAAATTCATGATAAACTTCACGAACATTCTTACTGGTACCCCGCGCAAAAGAAAGGATACAGCGGAGTTGCAATTTTTTCCAAACGAAAACCCGACCGTGTGGAATATGGCTGCGGAATAAAAAAGTATGATGAGGAAGGAAGAGTTCTTCGTGCGGATTTCGGAGAGGTGTCGGTGATGAGCGTTTATTTTCCTTCGGGAACCATGGGCGATGTGCGGCAGGATTTCAAGTATGAATTCCTCGATGACTTTCAGGAATACATTAATGATTTAAAAAAGAAAAGACCAAATCTTATTCTCTGCGGTGATTTTAATATTTGCCACAAGCCGATTGATATTCACAACCCTGTTTCCAATGCAAACACAACCGGCTTTCTTCCTGAGGAAAGAGAATGGATTGACAAGTTTATGCAGAGCGGATTCATTGATTCGTTCCGCCATTTTAATAAAGAGCCGCATAACTATACCTGGTGGAGTTTTCGTTTTGGCGCACGCGCGCGAAACCTCGGCTGGCGGATTGACTACCAACTCATCAGTTTATCGCTGGAGAAAAAATTAAAGCGCGCGCTTATTCTGCCCGAAGCAAAACATTCGGACCACTGTCCTATTGTGCTGGAAATTGATTTTTAA
- a CDS encoding amidophosphoribosyltransferase, producing MSEPIKHECGIVLLRLLKPLSYYHDKYGTALYGLSKLYLLMEKQRNRGQDGAGVVNLKLDVEPGTKYISRYRSTSHNALDEIFQKINSRFIDLEKNKPEKLSDADWLKKNIAFTGELFLGHLRYSTYGQNGIEYCHPFLRQNNWMTRNLVVAGNFNLTNTEELFQQLVSLGQHPKEKADTVTVMEKIGHFLDEENQLLFKKYHSEGLNHTEITEKIILNIDIPKILRDATKKFDGGYAMAGIIGHGDAFVLRDPNGIRPAFYYCDDEIAVVTSERPTIQTTFNVPLEKIKEIKPGHALIIKKNGKISEQEVLEPKEKKSCSFERIYFSRGSDADIYQERKNLGKELVPAVLKAIDNDLRNTVFSFIPNTAEVAFIGMMHGIHSFLDEWKEKEIEKNFSKKNGSKSIKDIVSFRPRVEKIAIKDAKLRTFITADSHRDDMVAHVYDTTYGVIRKGIDNLVVLDDSIVRGTTLKQSIIRIFDRLGPKKIVIVSSAPQIRFPDCYGIDMARLGDLAAFKAVVELLKEKYKDNLLDEVLEKAIAENSKPLAEIKNMMKEIYKPFTAQEISDKITQLLTPAGTQAEVQIIYQSIEGLHASCPNHKGDWYFTGDYPTPGGNKVANRSFINYMQGKKVRAY from the coding sequence ATGAGCGAACCCATCAAGCACGAGTGCGGCATCGTGCTCCTCCGCCTTCTCAAACCACTCTCGTATTACCACGACAAATACGGCACGGCACTCTACGGCCTCAGCAAACTTTATTTGCTGATGGAAAAGCAGCGCAACCGCGGGCAGGATGGCGCGGGCGTTGTGAATTTGAAATTGGATGTCGAGCCGGGAACAAAATATATTTCGCGCTACCGCTCCACTTCGCACAACGCGCTCGATGAAATTTTTCAGAAGATAAATTCCCGCTTCATTGATTTGGAAAAAAACAAACCGGAAAAACTTTCGGATGCTGATTGGCTGAAAAAAAATATTGCGTTCACAGGGGAACTATTTCTCGGGCATTTGCGCTATAGTACGTATGGGCAGAATGGAATTGAATACTGCCATCCTTTTCTTCGCCAGAATAATTGGATGACGCGCAATCTGGTTGTAGCAGGAAATTTTAATCTCACCAACACAGAAGAATTATTTCAGCAGTTGGTTTCGCTCGGGCAGCATCCGAAAGAAAAAGCCGACACGGTTACCGTGATGGAAAAAATCGGACATTTCCTCGATGAAGAAAATCAGTTGCTATTTAAAAAATACCATAGCGAAGGATTAAACCATACGGAAATCACTGAGAAAATAATTCTGAACATTGACATTCCGAAAATTCTGAGAGACGCTACGAAAAAATTTGATGGCGGCTATGCGATGGCCGGCATAATCGGTCACGGTGACGCATTTGTTCTCCGCGACCCGAATGGAATCCGTCCTGCGTTTTATTATTGCGATGATGAAATTGCCGTGGTGACTTCCGAACGACCGACCATTCAAACAACTTTCAATGTTCCGCTGGAAAAGATCAAAGAGATAAAACCGGGACACGCACTTATAATAAAGAAGAATGGAAAAATTTCCGAGCAGGAAGTGCTGGAGCCGAAAGAGAAAAAATCCTGTTCCTTCGAACGAATTTATTTTTCGCGCGGCAGCGATGCGGATATTTATCAGGAAAGAAAAAATCTTGGCAAGGAACTCGTGCCCGCTGTACTGAAAGCAATTGACAATGATTTGCGCAATACTGTTTTCTCTTTTATTCCGAATACGGCTGAGGTTGCTTTCATCGGAATGATGCACGGCATTCATTCTTTCCTCGATGAATGGAAAGAAAAAGAAATCGAAAAAAACTTTTCGAAGAAGAATGGAAGCAAAAGCATAAAAGATATTGTTTCGTTCCGCCCGCGCGTGGAGAAAATTGCAATCAAGGACGCGAAACTCCGCACATTCATCACTGCCGATTCTCACCGCGATGACATGGTGGCGCACGTATACGATACAACTTATGGAGTGATTCGAAAAGGAATTGACAATTTGGTTGTGCTGGATGATTCCATAGTGCGCGGAACAACTTTGAAGCAAAGCATCATCCGTATTTTTGACCGGCTCGGTCCGAAAAAAATTGTAATAGTTTCTTCCGCTCCGCAAATCCGTTTTCCCGATTGCTATGGAATTGATATGGCGCGCCTCGGGGACTTGGCGGCATTCAAAGCAGTAGTGGAGTTGCTGAAAGAAAAATACAAAGACAATCTCCTCGATGAAGTTTTAGAAAAAGCCATAGCTGAAAATTCAAAACCGCTTGCTGAAATAAAAAATATGATGAAAGAAATTTACAAACCATTCACCGCGCAGGAAATTTCAGATAAGATTACGCAGCTGCTCACGCCTGCCGGCACGCAAGCCGAAGTGCAAATCATTTACCAGTCCATCGAAGGGCTGCATGCTTCCTGCCCCAATCACAAAGGCGATTGGTATTTCACAGGCGATTATCCCACTCCCGGAGGAAATAAAGTTGCCAACCGTTCCTTCATAAATTATATGCAGGGGAAAAAAGTTCGCGCTTATTAA
- a CDS encoding metal-dependent hydrolase has product MDTLSHTVLGACIGEAMLGKKIGKKAMLWGALANNLPDIDVFFTPLFNPEDALFIHRGITHSFLFAILLAPILGWIFSRSCRFSKPERPEFREWTLFFLIALIAHPLLDSCTLYGTGIFEPFSHYRAQFTSLFIVEPLYTLPLLIGFIAILILKKDSLKRKFWAKFGLYLSTIYLLFSISNKLYVEKIFSDSLRKQNHNFTELYSSPTPLNNILWDVFAKDTNGYWFGFYSHFDKTKDVEFSFIPRNDSLAGDLLPNEAVQKLIRFSRGYYCFTRCDDELRFNDLRFAFSGEFSCNADRKNFVFSFALKKNPSAPYGIEVKRSSWGTSRFMGFSKLVERIKGV; this is encoded by the coding sequence ATGGATACGCTCTCACATACGGTTCTTGGCGCCTGCATAGGCGAAGCAATGCTCGGAAAAAAAATTGGCAAGAAGGCAATGCTCTGGGGCGCACTTGCCAACAATCTTCCCGATATAGATGTTTTCTTCACTCCGCTTTTTAATCCGGAGGATGCGCTGTTTATTCATAGGGGAATTACACATTCATTTTTATTTGCGATTCTTCTCGCGCCAATTCTCGGATGGATTTTTTCAAGATCTTGCAGGTTTTCAAAACCTGAAAGGCCTGAATTTCGCGAGTGGACTTTATTTTTTCTCATCGCACTCATCGCCCATCCTCTTCTTGATTCCTGCACGCTTTACGGAACAGGAATCTTCGAGCCGTTCAGCCATTACCGCGCGCAGTTCACTTCTCTTTTCATAGTGGAACCGCTTTACACGCTTCCGCTGCTGATTGGATTTATTGCTATTCTCATTCTGAAAAAAGATTCTTTGAAAAGAAAATTCTGGGCGAAGTTCGGATTATATCTCAGCACAATTTATCTTTTGTTTTCCATCAGCAATAAACTTTATGTAGAAAAAATTTTTTCTGATTCATTGCGAAAACAAAATCATAACTTCACCGAACTTTATTCTTCTCCCACTCCGCTGAATAATATTTTATGGGATGTTTTCGCAAAAGACACAAACGGATATTGGTTCGGATTTTATTCCCACTTCGACAAAACAAAAGACGTAGAGTTTTCTTTCATTCCGAGAAACGATTCGCTTGCGGGAGATTTACTTCCGAATGAAGCCGTGCAAAAACTCATCCGCTTTTCACGCGGCTATTATTGCTTTACGCGCTGCGATGATGAACTTCGCTTCAACGATTTGCGTTTTGCTTTCTCCGGAGAATTTTCCTGTAATGCTGACCGGAAAAATTTTGTTTTCTCTTTCGCGCTGAAAAAAAATCCTTCCGCTCCCTATGGAATTGAAGTCAAACGCAGTTCGTGGGGGACTTCTCGCTTTATGGGTTTCTCAAAACTTGTTGAAAGGATAAAAGGAGTTTAA
- a CDS encoding AI-2E family transporter: MKKYFWGILITLVAGLIVWYFKTIFIYIIIAGILSLIGQPIDRFYTKHLRFGKFKLSPTLSAALAFLTLFLVFFLLAIFFIPLIAEETKIISSLDRDTILLSLQKPIDGIERALKSFNIDAEGINLQAYIQEKLIPLLSVTNLSLFVNQLIGTLGDFFIAVFAISFLTFFFLRDEELIIPTLFSLVPSSYSEKVKRVWHDSESLLKRYFIGVLLEVLLVITFLSIGLWACGIRHAMLIALFAGLMNVIPYVGPLIGCAFALFIGLTTNPDMSMLSVIVKILIVFPAVNLSDAFFLQPLIYSSSVKAHPVEIFLVILVGAAIGGIGGMILAVPSYTILRVFAKEFLAKKKIQ; the protein is encoded by the coding sequence ATGAAAAAATACTTTTGGGGAATTCTGATAACGCTCGTTGCCGGGTTAATAGTTTGGTATTTTAAAACCATTTTTATTTATATTATCATAGCGGGAATTCTTTCTCTTATCGGGCAACCCATAGACAGATTCTATACGAAACATCTTCGTTTCGGAAAATTCAAACTCTCTCCTACGCTCAGCGCAGCGCTGGCATTTCTCACGTTGTTTCTTGTTTTTTTTCTGCTCGCTATATTTTTTATTCCGCTTATAGCGGAAGAAACAAAAATAATTTCTTCATTGGATAGAGACACTATCCTTTTATCGCTTCAGAAACCGATTGACGGAATTGAGCGGGCGCTGAAAAGTTTTAACATAGATGCTGAAGGAATAAATCTACAGGCATATATTCAGGAAAAATTAATTCCCCTTCTCAGCGTGACGAATCTTTCTTTGTTTGTAAACCAACTGATTGGAACACTTGGAGATTTTTTCATAGCTGTTTTTGCCATTTCCTTTTTAACTTTTTTCTTTTTGCGCGATGAAGAATTAATTATTCCCACCTTGTTTTCACTTGTTCCTTCAAGTTATTCTGAAAAAGTAAAAAGGGTTTGGCATGATTCGGAAAGTTTATTGAAAAGATATTTCATCGGAGTTCTTCTCGAAGTTTTGCTCGTCATCACTTTTCTTTCCATCGGGCTATGGGCTTGCGGAATACGCCATGCAATGCTGATTGCACTCTTTGCGGGACTAATGAATGTGATTCCGTATGTTGGTCCGCTCATCGGCTGTGCGTTTGCATTGTTCATCGGACTTACGACAAATCCCGATATGAGTATGCTTTCTGTGATTGTAAAAATTCTGATTGTGTTTCCGGCCGTAAATCTTTCCGATGCTTTTTTTCTTCAGCCGTTAATTTATTCCAGTTCGGTGAAAGCGCATCCGGTGGAAATTTTCCTCGTAATTCTTGTAGGCGCTGCCATCGGGGGAATTGGCGGAATGATTCTGGCAGTTCCTTCCTATACAATCCTGCGTGTGTTTGCAAAAGAATTTTTAGCAAAGAAAAAAATTCAGTAA
- a CDS encoding universal stress protein, translating to MKTILVPTDFSECALYALNYACYLAEKTNSRIILLHVLNVFQIDSPVREGELWMKRQQTAERLTEEVPLMLELLRSVRRKMNALMNLPQCKKISMMDSIETGNIGTRVNASAKKNNADMIVMGTHGTSGLNEIFLGSNAEHVVRDVEIPVLSVKEGHVKPEIKTIVFATDFSEETNLIFPSIKNFAEIFNAEVHLVKISSAPNSAKRGEMKKMLSKFVSGNEKNISTHFYYHQIKEAGIRYFADAVNADLITLGTHGRHGLALFFRGSVAEDVVNHSPLPVLTINFHKKQLKKMQSGKKINAEETLEETKISETLFSGHIPAL from the coding sequence ATGAAAACGATATTGGTTCCAACCGATTTTTCCGAATGTGCGCTGTATGCATTGAATTATGCATGCTACCTTGCTGAAAAAACAAATTCAAGAATTATTCTTCTTCACGTGTTGAATGTTTTTCAAATTGATTCGCCTGTACGTGAGGGGGAATTATGGATGAAACGACAACAGACGGCAGAAAGATTAACAGAAGAAGTTCCGCTAATGCTGGAGCTTTTAAGATCGGTGAGAAGAAAAATGAATGCCTTGATGAATTTACCGCAATGCAAAAAAATTTCCATGATGGATTCCATTGAAACAGGAAATATTGGCACGCGTGTAAATGCTTCGGCAAAAAAAAATAATGCCGATATGATTGTGATGGGTACGCATGGCACCAGCGGCTTGAATGAGATTTTTCTTGGCAGTAATGCCGAGCATGTGGTGCGCGATGTAGAAATTCCGGTGCTCTCCGTAAAAGAAGGACATGTGAAGCCGGAAATAAAAACAATTGTGTTTGCCACGGACTTTTCAGAAGAAACAAATTTGATTTTCCCTTCTATAAAAAACTTTGCTGAAATTTTTAATGCGGAAGTTCACTTGGTGAAAATATCTTCTGCGCCCAATTCGGCAAAGCGAGGTGAAATGAAAAAAATGCTCAGTAAATTTGTATCCGGCAATGAAAAAAATATTTCAACTCATTTTTATTATCACCAGATAAAAGAAGCGGGCATACGATATTTTGCGGATGCAGTAAATGCCGATTTGATTACACTCGGCACGCACGGAAGGCATGGGCTTGCCCTGTTTTTCAGAGGAAGTGTTGCCGAAGATGTGGTAAATCATTCTCCTCTGCCGGTGCTTACAATAAATTTTCACAAGAAGCAACTGAAAAAAATGCAATCGGGCAAAAAAATTAATGCCGAGGAAACGCTGGAAGAAACTAAAATTTCAGAAACACTTTTTTCAGGACACATTCCTGCTTTATAA
- a CDS encoding adenosylhomocysteinase — MKTIVEKFIKHKVKDISLAAWGRKEIQLAEVEMPGLMALREEYGKQKPLKGARIAGCLHMTIQTAVLIETLKELGAEVTWSSCNIFSTQDHAAAAIAAAGISVYAWKGMNAEEFDWCIEQTLFFGEGRKPLNMILDDGGDLTNMVFDKYPELIKGVKGLSEETTTGVHRLYERMEKGTLPIPAINVNDSVTKSKFDNKYGCRESLVDAIRRATDLMLAGKVAVVAGFGDVGKGSAESLKETKVRVIVTEIDPICALQAAMEGYEVKKMDDAVKEADIVVTATGNYNIISERHFKSMKHNTVVCNIGHFDNEIDMAWLNKNYGKTKVEIKPQVDKYTIDGKDIIVLAEGRLVNLGCAMGHPSFVMSNSFTNQTLAQLELWTNSSKYENKVYTLPKALDEKVARLHLKKIGVELDTLSDVQAKYIGVKKEGPFKPDYYRY, encoded by the coding sequence ATGAAAACTATCGTGGAAAAATTCATCAAGCATAAAGTGAAAGATATTTCCCTCGCAGCATGGGGAAGAAAAGAAATTCAATTGGCGGAAGTTGAAATGCCCGGGTTGATGGCGCTCCGCGAAGAGTATGGAAAACAAAAACCCTTGAAAGGCGCGCGCATCGCGGGATGTTTACACATGACGATTCAAACCGCGGTGCTGATTGAAACGCTGAAAGAATTGGGTGCGGAAGTTACCTGGAGTTCCTGCAATATTTTTTCTACGCAAGATCACGCTGCTGCTGCGATTGCCGCTGCAGGAATTTCTGTGTATGCATGGAAAGGAATGAACGCGGAAGAATTCGACTGGTGCATTGAGCAAACTTTATTTTTTGGAGAAGGGAGAAAACCGCTCAACATGATTCTGGATGACGGTGGCGATCTGACAAATATGGTTTTTGATAAATATCCTGAACTCATCAAAGGAGTGAAAGGATTATCTGAGGAAACCACAACAGGCGTTCACCGTTTGTATGAGCGCATGGAAAAAGGAACGCTTCCTATTCCCGCCATCAATGTGAATGATTCAGTTACTAAGTCAAAGTTCGATAACAAGTACGGCTGCCGCGAATCTTTAGTGGATGCTATTCGCAGAGCAACTGATTTAATGCTCGCAGGAAAAGTAGCAGTGGTTGCAGGATTCGGTGATGTTGGAAAAGGTTCTGCAGAATCTTTGAAGGAAACAAAAGTGCGCGTGATTGTTACAGAGATTGATCCTATCTGCGCACTGCAAGCCGCGATGGAAGGATACGAAGTGAAAAAAATGGATGACGCTGTGAAGGAAGCCGACATTGTTGTAACCGCAACAGGAAATTATAATATCATTTCAGAAAGACATTTCAAATCCATGAAGCACAATACGGTTGTGTGCAACATCGGTCACTTTGATAATGAGATTGACATGGCGTGGCTGAATAAAAATTACGGAAAGACAAAAGTTGAAATTAAACCGCAGGTGGATAAATATACAATTGACGGAAAAGATATTATTGTTCTTGCTGAAGGCCGATTAGTAAATCTCGGCTGCGCAATGGGTCATCCGAGTTTTGTAATGAGTAATTCGTTCACGAATCAAACGCTGGCGCAATTAGAACTCTGGACAAATTCTTCCAAATACGAAAACAAAGTTTATACTTTGCCCAAAGCGCTTGACGAAAAAGTGGCCCGACTTCACCTGAAAAAAATCGGTGTGGAGTTAGACACACTCAGCGATGTGCAGGCAAAATATATTGGCGTGAAAAAGGAAGGCCCGTTCAAGCCGGATTATTACAGGTATTGA
- a CDS encoding single-stranded DNA-binding protein has product MKKIQIIGNVTKDAEVRAFEGGRSVINFDVAVNERFKDRNGQKQERTTYVRCAMWREVTTIAQYITKGTKVFVEGSPDADAYINKEGKAVGNLKINVREFEFLGSAKKSEGGSADSSSQSSEDILTPSANDDLPF; this is encoded by the coding sequence ATGAAAAAAATTCAAATCATCGGCAATGTAACTAAAGATGCAGAGGTTCGCGCATTCGAAGGCGGACGCAGCGTCATCAACTTTGATGTGGCGGTGAACGAGCGCTTCAAAGACCGCAACGGACAAAAACAGGAGCGCACTACTTACGTACGCTGCGCCATGTGGAGAGAGGTTACAACAATCGCACAATACATCACTAAAGGAACAAAAGTTTTTGTAGAAGGTTCGCCCGATGCCGATGCCTACATTAATAAGGAAGGAAAAGCAGTAGGTAATTTAAAAATTAATGTGCGCGAGTTTGAATTCCTCGGCTCGGCAAAAAAATCTGAAGGAGGAAGTGCAGATTCTTCATCGCAATCTTCCGAAGATATTCTGACTCCTTCTGCGAATGATGACCTTCCGTTCTAA
- a CDS encoding BrxA/BrxB family bacilliredoxin → MYPEAITKPMKAELTNVGFEDLTTPDAVDKAVSSKGTVLIMVNSVCGCAAGAARPGVKLAIHGNKKPDKLTTVFAGVDTEATARARKYFLPYPPSSPSIALFKDGKLVHFIERHHIEGRSADMIAENLKMAFEQYC, encoded by the coding sequence ATGTATCCCGAAGCAATCACAAAACCAATGAAAGCCGAACTCACGAACGTTGGCTTTGAAGATTTAACAACTCCTGACGCAGTTGATAAAGCCGTTAGTTCAAAAGGAACTGTATTAATCATGGTAAACTCCGTATGCGGATGTGCCGCAGGTGCTGCGCGCCCCGGAGTGAAACTTGCCATTCACGGAAATAAAAAACCGGATAAACTCACCACCGTTTTCGCGGGCGTTGATACCGAAGCCACCGCGCGGGCGCGAAAATATTTTTTGCCCTATCCGCCATCGTCACCATCTATTGCACTTTTTAAGGATGGAAAACTCGTTCACTTCATCGAGCGCCATCACATCGAAGGAAGAAGCGCTGACATGATTGCAGAAAATTTGAAAATGGCTTTTGAGCAGTATTGTTAA
- a CDS encoding T9SS type A sorting domain-containing protein — protein sequence MKICRKIYFVIHFLFFFSLSEAQTTIILQENFTNYLGTSATVPAGWNFSYNGNYTSSTFSGNSGPNSYKFGATAARIITPKFSNADSVLFWLKGSATDTLSFLTVEETSDSISWSSISKIIPIPTTGTTFRLPVKNSSIELRFTYTKSAGNLAFDDFALLRDSTLASGGWIKVYFNHPVNTSVSTGANAIYLNQTIDDTLVRYIDSAKYSIDVAVYNYSQSPSIANISGAINNAYSRGVKIRWIYDGSSTNSGLAQLNANIKTLASPTSGNYGIMHDKFMVVDVNSPNQKDAIVWTASSNWNYQQFYNDVNNYVIIQDKNIANAYTTEFNEMWGGTALAPDTILSKFGPYKTNNTFHVFYVGGKKVEVYFRPTDSAASHLLSSIKSADNDLYFGIYAFNYNTTADSIKSRIQKGIYTAGIMDAWSQTYSPYTTLQPMMGSNLKIFSNTPTLYHNKFLIADPCNSLSDPLVVTGTYNWTNSAETKNDENMLIIHDDSIANMFYQSFYQNFLDLGGTLSACTPTGINEISEDEIKNFPNPSEGKFQVSILKSQVSSLEIYNVMGEKIYSLSPSGGGAGGGLTIDLSSQPNGIYFLQTNSGGKHFTSKIIIQH from the coding sequence ATGAAAATCTGTAGAAAGATTTATTTTGTTATACATTTTTTATTTTTCTTTTCTTTAAGCGAGGCACAAACCACAATAATTCTTCAGGAAAATTTTACAAACTATCTTGGCACATCCGCCACCGTTCCCGCAGGATGGAATTTTTCCTACAACGGAAATTATACTTCCTCCACTTTTTCAGGAAACAGCGGACCAAACTCATACAAGTTCGGAGCGACCGCAGCAAGAATCATCACGCCAAAATTTTCAAATGCCGATTCGGTTTTGTTCTGGCTGAAAGGTTCGGCAACCGACACGCTGAGTTTTCTTACGGTGGAAGAAACTTCCGACAGCATTTCGTGGAGTAGCATTTCAAAAATAATTCCGATTCCAACCACCGGAACAACTTTTCGTTTGCCGGTAAAAAATTCTTCCATTGAACTTCGTTTCACCTATACAAAATCGGCAGGCAATCTTGCGTTTGATGATTTTGCTTTGCTTCGTGACAGCACGCTTGCTTCCGGTGGATGGATAAAAGTTTATTTCAATCACCCGGTGAATACTTCTGTTTCCACAGGAGCAAATGCGATTTACTTAAATCAAACCATTGACGATACGCTTGTGCGATATATTGACAGCGCGAAATATTCTATTGATGTTGCCGTTTATAATTATTCCCAATCTCCAAGCATTGCAAATATTTCTGGTGCGATAAATAATGCGTATAGCCGCGGAGTAAAAATACGTTGGATATACGATGGCTCTTCGACCAACAGCGGGCTGGCTCAGTTGAATGCAAATATTAAAACTCTTGCAAGTCCCACTTCGGGAAATTACGGCATCATGCATGATAAGTTTATGGTAGTTGATGTAAACTCCCCGAATCAGAAAGATGCAATTGTGTGGACGGCTTCGAGCAACTGGAACTACCAGCAGTTTTACAACGATGTGAATAATTATGTCATCATTCAGGATAAAAATATTGCGAATGCTTACACAACCGAGTTCAATGAAATGTGGGGAGGAACCGCGCTTGCTCCCGATACAATACTTTCAAAGTTTGGTCCGTACAAAACAAATAATACGTTTCATGTTTTTTATGTTGGCGGAAAAAAAGTGGAAGTATATTTCCGTCCGACCGACAGTGCAGCTTCGCATCTTCTTTCTTCCATCAAAAGCGCAGACAATGATTTGTATTTTGGAATTTATGCTTTCAATTACAACACCACTGCCGATTCCATTAAGAGCAGAATTCAAAAAGGAATTTACACAGCGGGAATCATGGATGCGTGGAGCCAAACTTACTCCCCATACACAACACTTCAGCCCATGATGGGAAGCAATCTGAAAATTTTTTCGAACACGCCCACGTTGTATCACAATAAATTTTTAATTGCAGACCCGTGCAATTCTCTTTCTGACCCGCTGGTTGTGACCGGAACTTATAACTGGACAAATTCTGCGGAAACAAAAAATGACGAGAACATGTTAATTATTCACGATGATTCCATTGCGAATATGTTTTACCAATCGTTCTACCAGAACTTTTTAGATTTGGGCGGAACGCTTTCTGCTTGCACGCCAACGGGCATCAATGAAATTTCAGAAGATGAAATAAAAAATTTTCCTAATCCATCCGAAGGAAAGTTCCAAGTCTCAATCCTCAAGTCTCAAGTCTCAAGTTTGGAAATCTATAATGTAATGGGAGAAAAAATTTATTCTTTGTCCCCCTCCGGAGGGGGTGCAGGGGGAGGACTTACAATTGATTTGTCTTCTCAGCCAAACGGAATTTATTTCCTGCAAACAAATTCCGGTGGAAAACATTTCACAAGCAAAATAATTATCCAGCATTAG
- a CDS encoding GIY-YIG nuclease family protein, with the protein MKQVYKITYPTGKIYIGKDSIGSHRYFGSPDMDFINKDFENLSKEIKLDYSIRKQILWESETASEKELSEKEVEFIKLNNSNDPKIGYNQWPKFKGSNK; encoded by the coding sequence ATGAAGCAAGTATATAAAATAACATACCCAACTGGAAAAATTTACATTGGGAAAGACAGTATTGGAAGTCACAGATATTTTGGAAGCCCGGATATGGATTTTATTAATAAAGATTTTGAGAACCTTTCCAAAGAAATAAAACTTGATTACTCTATAAGAAAACAAATACTCTGGGAGTCTGAAACCGCAAGCGAGAAAGAATTATCTGAAAAAGAAGTTGAATTTATTAAACTAAATAATTCGAATGATCCCAAAATTGGCTACAATCAATGGCCAAAATTCAAAGGTTCGAATAAATAA